A genomic stretch from Flavobacterium humidisoli includes:
- a CDS encoding tetratricopeptide repeat protein — translation MESLSFYENQFIKADSLISEGNSADAKELLEEILSQYPDFGKAHNHLGWIYYNKLSDYERGIYHYKLAMKFEPKYAAPYLNYTYLLIDIGRYAEAKEHIKFTISNLENADNSSYNSELGRMAEYENQYSAAYNYYKEAQKNALNPNFIDNMKANMKRVKDKMSIFEKLKLKLK, via the coding sequence ATGGAGAGTTTGAGTTTTTACGAAAATCAATTTATAAAAGCAGATTCATTAATTTCTGAAGGAAATTCGGCAGATGCAAAAGAATTGCTGGAAGAAATTTTATCGCAATACCCTGATTTCGGCAAAGCGCATAATCATTTGGGATGGATTTACTACAATAAGCTAAGCGACTACGAAAGAGGAATTTATCACTATAAATTGGCAATGAAATTTGAGCCAAAATATGCGGCTCCATATTTAAATTATACTTATTTGCTTATTGATATTGGTCGTTATGCCGAAGCAAAAGAGCATATTAAATTTACAATAAGCAATTTAGAAAATGCAGATAACTCTTCTTATAACAGCGAATTAGGAAGAATGGCAGAATATGAAAACCAATATTCGGCAGCTTACAACTATTATAAAGAAGCTCAGAAAAATGCATTAAACCCAAATTTTATTGACAATATGAAGGCTAATATGAAAAGGGTTAAGGATAAAATGTCTATTTTTGAAAAATTAAAACTGAAATTGAAATAA